From the genome of Spinacia oleracea cultivar Varoflay chromosome 2, BTI_SOV_V1, whole genome shotgun sequence, one region includes:
- the LOC130466954 gene encoding uncharacterized protein: protein MEEMEARVTKRVKDETIQEMNSKMDAMVMEKFITFAKELGVQIPSQMRIDANVHSSCRSGGLDPFADITEPVPCHLYLNIGSEKVFVAYGTICPELILDHHNDVTSDNVKVSVDDFEPAYKEALVPVPSQYIKKLAQAHGTFTQWPKHLVSLTNEEVTNICMII from the exons atggaggaaatggaagcaagagtgaccaaaagggtcaaagatgagacaatacaagagatgaaCTCCAAGATGGATGCCATGGTTATGGAGAAGTTTATCACATTTGCTAaagaacttggtgtccaaataccaAGCCAGATGAGGATAGACGCAAATGTTCATAGTAGTTGTCGTTCTGGGGGTTTAGATCCTTTTGCCGACATTACG gaacctgtcccgtgccatctatacctgaacataggctccgagaaagtctttgttgcctatggtaccatatgtccagagttgatccttgatcaccacaacgacgtcacttccgataacgtgaaagtgagcgttgatgattttgagcccgcgtacaaagaagctctcgtccccgtgccttctcaatatattaagaaacttgctcaagctcatggtaccttcactcagtggccaaagcatttggtgtcgcttacgaatgaggaggtaactaacatatgcatgataatttga